A window from Citrus sinensis cultivar Valencia sweet orange chromosome 3, DVS_A1.0, whole genome shotgun sequence encodes these proteins:
- the LOC127900601 gene encoding receptor-like protein 43, with product MHINLAFNYFSRSQTSPEFLRLKELTYLNLSRSRFSGLLPQEISHMSRLTFLDLSNCDMKIEQKSFDLHASNLTKLSVLNLGLADMSLIEPFSLLNLSSTITILDLSDTGYIPESNWSSPLRELDFSFNNFTGEIPDSIGNLLFLEIIHIGGFLRNSEKLEFLDLSNNIIHGRISKSDSQGWKSLTDLDISNNFLTQIEQHPWKYITVLNLRNNTIQGTISIPPPSTRAFLFSNNKLFGQIPPSSPSLSSLEYLSLTHNNLSGTIPSCLGNFSTQLTILHLNNNNLQGRIPNAFANGSCSLRSLDLNSNNLEGPFPRYLVDFDELEVVNVGNNMIGDTCPCWLGSLPELKILVLRSNRFYGPLCLPNIMLPFEALRIIDLSHNEFTGFLSRWIFVILEAMKNVDEKGSDGLYMQGEEDYYQDSVTVTVKGRDLVLKKIITIFTTIDLSSNQFQGEIPQVLGDFKSLIVLNLSHNGLTGSISVSFANMTALESLDLSSTKLHGRIPEQLLSVIAVEC from the exons ATGCATATCAACCTCGCTTTCAACTATTTCAGTCGCTCTCAAACCTCCCCCGAGTTTCTTCGGCTAAAGGAATTGACATATCTTAACCTCTCTCGTTCTAGATTTAGTGGTCTACTCCCACAGGAAATATCTCACATGTCCAGACTAACATTTCTTGATCTTTCCAACTGTGACATGAAAATCGaacaaaaatcttttgatTTGCATGCTAGTAACCTTACAAAATTAAGTGTTCTCAATCTCGGATTGGCAGACATGTCTTTGATTGAACCTTTTTCTCTGTTAAACTTATCCTCAACAATCACTATTCTCGATCTGAGTGATACTG GTTATATTCCAGAGTCTAACTGGAGTTCTCCTCTCAGGGAGTtggatttttctttcaataattttacagGTGAAATACCAGATTCAATTGGAAATCTTTTGTTCTTGGAGATTATACATATTGGAG GTTTCTTGAGAAACTCAGAGAAGTTGGAATTCTTAGACCTTTCCAACAACATAATTCATGGTCGGATTTCGAAATCTGATTCCCAAGGATGGAAGAGTTTGACTGATCTTgatatttctaataattttctgacACAAATAGAGCAACATCCATGGAAGTATATTACAGTGCTTAATCTTCGAAACAACACAATCCAAGGAACAATTTCGATTCCACCACCTTCAACACGAGCCTTCTTATTTTCTAACAACAAATTGTTCGGACAGATCCCTCCATCTAGTCCCAGTTTGAGTTCCCTTGAATATCTTTCTTTAACTCACAACAATTTGAGCGGAACAATTCCATCGTGTCTTGGAAACTTCAGCACTCAGTTGACTATTCTTCACCTGAACAACAACAACCTTCAGGGTCGCATCCCTAATGCTTTTGCAAATGGAAGTTGCAGTTTAAGGAGTCTTGACCTTAATAGCAATAATTTGGAAGGGCCGTTCCCAAGGTATCtggttgattttgatgagCTGGAGGTTGTCAATGTGGGCAACAACATGATAGGTGACACATGTCCATGTTGGTTGGGATCACTTCCGGAGCTAAAAATTCTTGTCTTGAGGTCTAATCGATTCTATGGTCCACTATGCTTGCCCAATATTATGCTTCCCTTTGAAGCCCTTCGAATCATTGATCTCTCTCATAATGAATTCACTGGTTTTCTGTCAAGATGGATCTTTGTAATTTTGGAAGCAATGAAGAACGTAGACGAAAAGGGATCCGACGGACTATATATGCAGGGAGAGGAAGATTATTATCAGGATTCTGTAACAGTGACTGTGAAAGGGCGCGATTTGGTACTAAAAAAGATCATAACCATTTTTACAACCATTGATCTGTCAAGCAATCAGTTTCAGGGAGAAATTCCTCAAGTACTTGGAGACTTCAAATCACTGATTGTGCTCAACCTTTCTCACAATGGCCTAACAGGTTCTATTTCGGTTTCCTTTGCGAATATGACAGCGCTTGAATCATTGGACCTGTCTTCTACCAAGCTTCACGGAAGGATTCCAGAGCAGTTGTTAAGCGTTATagctgttgagtgttag